The window TGCGGGCTTACGGCAGCTTTGCAGCGCCATTGCTGACAGAGACGCTTCAGGGGTTGAGCCAGGACGATCTCTATTCCAGTTTTGCCACCGAGGACAACGGGGGGTGGCGTTTGCATCGCAGTCTGCCGGGCTTGCGGCTGCTGCGGGTGCCGGGAATTGGGCCGTCGACGACCGAGTCGGTAATGGGTTACGGGGCGGGCGATGCGGATGCGGCGATTCCGGGGGATCTGCACTTGCCGCACTTGGTGAGCTATGCGCTTGCGGGGAACCGGAGGGTTCGGATGAGCGAATGATGGAGTTGCTGGAGCCGTTTCGCGGGCATCGGTTTCGGATTATCCGGCTGCTGTATGAATCGCGGCTGGCTGTGCCGCGCGGATAAGAGGCAATTCCGGTCATTTCGCACCTTGAGTCCGCTGCTGGTCATCTCATTTCTGTAACAAGTTTGTGATATTTTCGAGGATGGCAGTCTATGCCGTAAGGGGTGTTTCGTTGGCAATTAGGGAATTTATCAAGCATCACTATCGCCACTTTAATGCGGCTTCGCTGGTGGATGCGGCGGAAGGCTACATCAAGCTGGTGGATGCCGGCGGCAAGATGTTTTTGACGATGGGCGGGGCGATGAGCACGGCTGAGCTGGGCCTGTCGCTTGCGGAGATGATCCGGCAGGACAAGGTTCATGCGATTACCTGCACCGGCGCGAATCTGGAAGAGGATGTTTTCAACCTGGTGGCACACGACTTCTACGAGCGGGTGCCGCATTATCGCGATCTGACCCCGGAAGACGAGGTCAAGCTGCTGAACCGGCACATGAACCGCGTGACCGATACCTGCATCCCGGAGATGGAGGCGATGCGGCGCATCGAGAAGGTGGTGCTGAAGGAATGGATGCGCGCGGATCAGGCGAATGAGAGTTATTTCCCGCACCAGTTCATGTATAAGA is drawn from Acidicapsa acidisoli and contains these coding sequences:
- a CDS encoding DNA glycosylase family protein, with product MRVFPVHFSRTFSTQRLGLYDPTADAGKDHFRKAFFYRGEPAAIDFLRDGEFLQVRAYGSFAAPLLTETLQGLSQDDLYSSFATEDNGGWRLHRSLPGLRLLRVPGIGPSTTESVMGYGAGDADAAIPGDLHLPHLVSYALAGNRRVRMSE